In Burkholderia gladioli, a genomic segment contains:
- the ribD gene encoding bifunctional diaminohydroxyphosphoribosylaminopyrimidine deaminase/5-amino-6-(5-phosphoribosylamino)uracil reductase RibD: MNGALRSIEVHDDASREALDRAWMARALELAARGLYTTTPNPRVGCVIVKHGILIGEGYTQPAGHDHAEVRAMKDARARGHELRGATAYVTLEPCSHYGRTPPCAKGLVEAGIATVVAAMEDPNPQVSGRGYAMLREAGIEVRGGVLEDEARELNIGFVSRMTRARPWVRMKMAASLDGRSALPGGASQWITGAAARADGHAWRARACSILTGIGTVRGDDPQLNVRGIDTPRQPRRVLIDGRLDLPHEARLMAGTPPLVFCGELDAPARARADALRARGAEVVSLANARGSVDLAAVLAELGGRGDNELHVEAGRTLSGALLRAGLVDELLVYVAPSLLGADAAAMFELSAPVSLESRVKLRFHDVERVGEDLRILARFEGVS, translated from the coding sequence ATGAACGGCGCGCTGCGCAGTATCGAGGTCCACGACGATGCCTCGCGCGAGGCGCTCGATCGCGCCTGGATGGCCAGGGCGCTGGAGCTGGCGGCGCGGGGGCTGTATACGACCACGCCGAATCCGCGGGTCGGCTGCGTGATCGTCAAGCACGGGATCCTGATCGGCGAGGGCTACACCCAGCCGGCCGGCCACGACCATGCCGAGGTGCGCGCGATGAAGGATGCGCGCGCTCGCGGCCATGAGCTGCGCGGCGCGACCGCCTACGTGACGCTCGAGCCGTGCAGCCATTACGGCCGCACGCCGCCCTGCGCGAAGGGGTTGGTCGAGGCAGGCATCGCCACCGTGGTGGCGGCGATGGAAGACCCCAACCCGCAGGTATCGGGACGTGGTTACGCGATGCTGCGCGAGGCCGGCATCGAGGTGCGCGGCGGCGTGCTCGAGGATGAGGCGCGCGAGCTCAATATCGGCTTCGTGTCGCGCATGACGCGCGCTCGGCCCTGGGTGCGCATGAAGATGGCCGCCTCGCTCGATGGCCGCAGCGCGCTGCCCGGCGGCGCGAGCCAGTGGATCACCGGTGCCGCCGCACGTGCCGACGGCCATGCCTGGCGCGCGCGGGCCTGCTCGATCCTGACCGGCATCGGCACGGTGCGCGGCGACGATCCGCAACTGAACGTGCGCGGCATCGACACGCCGCGCCAGCCGCGGCGCGTGCTGATCGACGGCCGGCTCGACCTGCCGCACGAGGCGCGGCTGATGGCCGGCACGCCGCCGCTGGTGTTCTGCGGCGAACTCGATGCGCCGGCGCGCGCGCGTGCCGACGCGCTGCGCGCGCGTGGCGCCGAGGTGGTGTCGCTGGCCAACGCGCGCGGCTCGGTCGACCTGGCCGCCGTGCTGGCCGAGCTGGGCGGGCGCGGCGACAATGAACTGCACGTGGAGGCGGGGCGCACGCTGAGCGGGGCGCTGCTGCGCGCGGGGCTGGTGGACGAGTTGCTGGTCTATGTCGCGCCGAGCCTGCTGGGCGCCGATGCGGCGGCGATGTTCGAGCTCAGCGCGCCGGTCTCGCTGGAGTCGCGCGTGAAGCTGCGCTTCCATGACGTCGAGCGAGTCGGCGAGGATCTGCGGATCCTGGCGCGGTTCGAGGGGGTGTCTTGA
- the ychF gene encoding redox-regulated ATPase YchF, with product MSLKCGIVGLPNVGKSTLFNALTKAGIAAENYPFCTIEPNVGIVEVPDARLKAISAIVNPERIVPAVVEFVDIAGLVAGASKGEGLGNQFLANIRETDAITHVVRCFEDENVIHVAGRVSPLDDIEVINTELALADLGTVEKALTRYSKAAKSGNDKEAVKLAAALEKVRAHLDQGKAVRGLDLSEDERAILKPFCLITAKPAMYVANVKDDGFENNPHLDAVRKYAEAEKAPVVAVCAAIEAEIADLDDADKEAFLADMGMDEPGLDRVIRAGFKLLGLQTYFTAGVKEVRAWTIHIGDTAPQAAGVIHTDFERGFIRAQTIGYEDYIAYKGEQGAKEAGKMRAEGKEYVVHDGDVMNFLFNV from the coding sequence ATGAGCCTCAAATGCGGCATCGTCGGCCTGCCGAACGTCGGCAAGTCCACCCTCTTCAACGCGCTGACCAAGGCCGGCATCGCCGCCGAGAACTATCCGTTCTGCACCATCGAGCCGAACGTCGGCATCGTCGAGGTGCCCGATGCGCGCCTGAAGGCGATCTCGGCGATCGTCAATCCCGAGCGGATCGTGCCGGCGGTGGTCGAGTTCGTCGACATCGCGGGTCTCGTGGCCGGCGCCAGCAAGGGCGAAGGCCTCGGCAACCAGTTCCTCGCCAACATCCGCGAAACCGACGCGATCACCCACGTGGTGCGTTGCTTCGAGGACGAGAACGTGATCCACGTGGCCGGCCGCGTGAGCCCGCTCGACGACATCGAGGTGATCAACACCGAACTGGCGCTGGCCGACCTGGGCACCGTCGAGAAGGCGCTCACGCGCTATTCGAAGGCCGCCAAGTCGGGCAACGACAAGGAAGCGGTCAAGCTGGCCGCCGCGCTCGAGAAGGTTCGTGCCCATCTCGACCAGGGCAAGGCCGTGCGCGGCCTTGACCTGTCCGAGGACGAACGCGCGATCCTCAAGCCGTTCTGTCTGATCACCGCCAAGCCGGCGATGTACGTGGCCAACGTCAAGGACGACGGCTTCGAGAACAATCCGCACCTGGACGCCGTGCGCAAGTACGCCGAGGCCGAGAAGGCGCCGGTGGTGGCGGTGTGCGCCGCGATCGAGGCCGAGATCGCCGATCTCGACGATGCCGACAAGGAAGCCTTCCTGGCCGACATGGGCATGGACGAGCCGGGCCTGGACCGCGTGATCCGCGCCGGCTTCAAGCTGCTCGGCCTGCAGACCTACTTCACCGCCGGCGTGAAGGAAGTGCGCGCCTGGACCATCCATATCGGCGACACCGCCCCGCAGGCGGCCGGCGTGATCCACACCGATTTCGAGCGCGGCTTCATCCGCGCGCAGACCATCGGCTACGAGGACTACATCGCCTACAAGGGCGAGCAGGGCGCGAAGGAAGCCGGCAAGATGCGCGCCGAAGGCAAGGAATACGTGGTGCACGACGGCGACGTGATGAACTTCCTGTTCAACGTCTGA
- a CDS encoding nucleotide pyrophosphohydrolase — protein MNDQNERDSLLTARDILREFVAERGWSRFHTPKNLATALSVEASELLEPFQWLNSGEATELGEAGLQAVRHEMADVLAYLVQLADRLDVDLRAAFLEKMAINRRKYPAEKVFGDSRKYSDYEDDHGNSAPPA, from the coding sequence GTGAACGACCAGAACGAGCGTGACAGCCTGCTGACGGCACGCGACATCCTTCGTGAATTCGTCGCCGAGCGCGGCTGGTCCAGGTTCCACACACCGAAGAACCTCGCCACGGCCTTGAGCGTCGAGGCGAGCGAATTGCTCGAGCCGTTCCAGTGGCTGAATTCAGGCGAGGCCACCGAACTAGGCGAAGCCGGCCTGCAGGCGGTGCGCCACGAGATGGCCGACGTGCTGGCCTACCTGGTCCAGCTCGCCGACCGGCTGGACGTCGACCTGCGCGCGGCCTTCCTGGAAAAGATGGCGATCAATCGCCGGAAATACCCGGCGGAGAAGGTATTCGGCGATTCGCGCAAGTATTCCGACTACGAAGACGATCACGGCAATTCAGCGCCGCCCGCCTGA